A window of Rosa rugosa chromosome 7, drRosRugo1.1, whole genome shotgun sequence genomic DNA:
AGAAGTCTTGTTTAAtctagaaaattttcagaaacttCATTGAAGTGTGACATGATAACAGAATGTCTTGTAACCTCCCGACTAAGAACATCATTACGTGATACCTCCATTAATGGTGTTTTTCCTTCTTTAAGTTTAGCCAAGTTCTGTATTAATGGGGTCTGGCTTAGTTGCTAGGTGTAGTTTTGGGTAGCACTTTTGGGTGTTTGAGGAATTTTGAATCTTTCTGGTCCAGAGTTTGTGCTTAAGGACATAGTCTTACTTGTAGACATAGCACCAGAGTAATCAGCATTGACTAgttttgtttcaaaaaaaaaaaaaaaccaacaattATTAGCAGTGGAAGAGGGACCATGCTCTGTTTAATACTTATTATTTTAAtaagggagaatttttcgaacaaTACATAGACTGAAGGTCACTTCATGTGtctcactttacactaactacactttggtacTTGGACTATAAAACCCAACTACATTTAAATACATGACGTCAACTTTTCCATTACGGGGAAGCCAGCTGGCATATGTACGGGGGTATAACAGTCCGTTCATGTTTTCCCGTCTGTTGTTGTACAGAGTTGTTGCCAGCTCATCATCTTTCCCTCCAAAACTTGAATCCCTCCTACATATCAACGAACCCCTTTAATTTTCCCTTCAAAAAACAGAGTAGTTGTTACTTTGTGTAATCAACTCCAGCATTGTTGACCATGGAAAATATGCAATCTTGGaatgaaaataaaatgataaaaacTGGGAAACATATCCATTCCAAAATGTGAAACCAATACATAATTACCGATGGTAATGACAttgttcaaaatcaaaacaccaATCTGTTACACAAAATGATGAAGAATACAAGCAGATATTTTAAGTCAAGATTTGGAAAGTAGTTCAAATAAATCTAGGCTTTTATTATTAggaatcttattattatttggATTATTTTTTTAGGATTCTTTAAGCATAGGGATATTCCTAGTTATTCTAGAATTGTTTGAGcgtccctatatatagaggcctttgtagtcttttattttcagAGTTGagttaataaaaattgaaagctttTACTTCTCTCCAAGTTTGTGTGATGCAACCTAACcttaggtgtgatgcctaagtCCTCTGGGTGTGATGCCTAGAAACCCTACTAGTGTGATGCTAGTAGTTTTATCCTAAAATCTTGATGGTGTGATGCTAGTACTATCTCTTTTCTTCTTAAGTTTCTTATTAtaaattccttttctttctaaatATCGAGACTGCTGCAAATAAACTCTAGTTCTAGAGTTCTGCTTTATTGGTTCTACATCATTTTGGCGTCGTCTGTAAACAAACAGTTTGATCCAATGGCTACACGATCAGGGAAAAACTTCAGGGGTCTTCTGACTTACTTTCAGCGAGATGGTTTGTTGCTGAAGATTCTGGAACAACTTGAATCAATGGACACTCGGCTCACAAAAGTAGAAAGACATGGGCAAGCTTCCGCAACTAAGAAGGCAGATAAAGAAAAGGATACTATAGTCCAGGACACCAACACTGGCGACAAAGAAGAGACGGAACACCAAAAGGAAGGTGGGGATGACAGTACCTTCAACCACGGAACTTATGATCCATCTGATCTAGAAGAAGACTTAGATACTTCATTCTATTCTATTGTTAGACGCAATCTAGCACCTCCTACAACTCACGATAAGGATTGGCGACGAACAGATATATTCCAGATGTTGGTTCGTTGTGGGGACAAGATCAAAGGCTGAGTATTGATGGTGGACGTTGTGTAAGTGCTGTCTCAAGTTCTACAACTGAGCGCCTCAAATTTCAAATCCAACCACACCCGCAACCATACAAGGCAGCACATATTCTTTATGGAAGACCGTGGTTATCTGATCAAGATGCACCATTATGGAAAGGAAAATACATATTCTTTGCTCTTTAACAAGAAAAGGTTGGCTTCAGGGACAAATGCAGGAGAATGACGCTCAAGAAACCTGATGCTACCCAGAGGAAAGTTCTTCACATTCTTATGTTGAAATGGTTTCAGATAGATCCTAGTGGTTTGTGAAGGGGCGTCTACACCTTTAACTCGATGGGTTCGAGTCTTTCAACACGGGGAGAATGATGAAAAGTACAAGCAGATATTTTAAGTCAGGATTTGGAAAGTAGTTAGACTAAATCTAGGCTTTTATTATTAggaatcttattattattaggaTTATTTTTTTAGGATTCTTTTAAGCATAGTTATATTCCTAGTTATTCTAGAATTGTCTGAGcctctctatatatagaggtcTTCATAGTCTTTTTTTTCAGAGTTGagttaataaaaattgaaagctttTGCTTCTCTCCAGGTTTGTGTGATGCAACCTAAACTTAGGTGTGATGCCTAGAAACCCTACTGGTGTGATGCCAATAGTTTTATCCTAGAATTTTACTGGTGTGATGCTAGTAGTTCTATCCCTTTTCTTCTTAAGCTTCTTATTAtaaattccttttctttctaaCAATCGAGACTGCTGGAAATAAACCCTAGTTCTAGAGTTCTGCTTTATTGGTCCTGCATCATAAAAGCTTATCGAAACCATAGCATTTCAAAGTTCAAGCCCtatgaaaaaaggaaaaaatatgaaaatgcCATCATAACAGATTGTTTCACACGACCTAAATAGTCTGACTGCTTTGAGAAGATGCTGCAGTAAGCCGAGCTGATTTTTTTATCTTTAGCTTGATCCTTCGTGCTGGCATCTTGTACCTCTTGCCTAATGAAAATGGTCCAACTGATCCTCTCTGTAACATTGCAATAATCTAGGAATGTAACACACAATTGAGTGAGCATTCAAACATGAAAAGTTATAACATTTTAAGCTGACAGCTTCAAAACTCATACACAATTATGGCCTACATGCCTATTTGGTTGCACCACATTGTTGTCACCTTGAGAAATCACAAAAGTGTCACATTCACCTTCAACATCTACATTGACTCTGAAATTGACATTGAGGTTCACATTGACATTGACATTCTCAGTCCCCTGTTGATTGACATTGTTCTGATTTGGGAAAACTGATGAAGCTTGAAAGTTTGATTCCTAGGTTGGCACTTGATCCTTAGTTGTCAGCTGCTGTTGATAAGGCACATCATTTTCAACATTAGCTTCTGCCACAGGTGGTTCAACTTTTTCATTGGCACCCTGCAATCAGTTTCATTGCTCAACATTAGCAATCGAATCATACAATTGAACTCCCACAATAATTtataaaattcacaaaattGTACCTGGTTTCTTCTTGTACAAGTCCTTTTGTTATGTCCTTTATTTCCACATACCCCACACTCTACTTGAGTATAATGGCTTCTTGCAATTTTTCAGTTCCACTACCTGGTGGCTCTTCACCTACATTCAAAATCAATCAGTATGGTTAAAAAAGTAATAGGTTGACCTACAATTGAACTATCACAAAAGTGTAATTACCTGGTTCCTTAGTTCTCTTGGTCCTGTGCCTTCCTGGTTGCCTTCTGTGCGGTGATGGTGCAATAGATCTCTCTATAACTTCTCATTCAGCAGCACCAGCAATTGGTTGTAGCATCACTTCATATGCCTCCATAAATTTCTTCTGAGTGTATCGTTCAGATACAAAATCATCTGGAGACCATCCCCTTGAGTAGATAGCTGCAATTGCATGTCCAAACGGGATTCCAGAAAAATCCCACCTTCTACATGTGCAGCTCTGCAAATCCAACTGTACTGAATGCTGAGCAATCACTCCACTTTGACAGTCTACACCTCTGCCATGCAATTCAAATTTCCATTCAATTGACTCTATTGGCCTGTACTCAGTGGCCTATTCTACATTTTTCTTCAATAATTGCTCTATTCTGTGTCCTACCTTTGACCTCCATCTTGGTGCAGAGTTCCTTCTATTTGCTTACCAACCCTTATTTCCTCCAAACATGGTATTACTGGCTTCTTCCTAGCATTAAGGATGCTCTTATTGAAGGACTCACTGTGATTGTTCAACAGAACATCACATTTCAGGAACTCATCAAAGTGAGACCTTGACCAGTAAACAGCAGGCCTATCATTACACCATTGCCAAGCTATGAAGGAAACATTTGCCAAATCATTCATAGCGTTTGTGTACTGTGTCATAATACTTACTCTTGCTATAGCCCACAGCCTTTGCTTTAACTCCATCTGACTTGAAATTATTATGCAAATGCCTCACACAATGCCTATAGTGTGAGTGAGGAAATAGATCCTacaaccaaaaagaaaacattAGTAGGCAAACACTAGCATGTCAAGAATTGAGTTCAAATTCCAAGTCATGTTGAAATTACCTTGATGGCCTTGTCAAGCCCTTTCTGCTTGTCTGATATAAAGGCATAATGCATAGAATGATGAATATCCAAGTCTTCTCTGAGAAAAGTGAGAAACCAAGTCCATGAATCCCTGTTTCTTGCTCAACTATGGCCCAAGCAATGGGGTAAATGCCATTGTTTCCATCTATACCAACTGCAGAAAATAATTGACCCTTGTGGACTCCTTTCAGATGACAGCCATCCAACCCGATGATGGGTCTGCATCCAGCCTTCCATCCTTCTCTTAGAGCACTGAAACAAATGTAGATCCTCTTAAACCTTGTAACTTCACCATCCAGCTTAGTTTGAATCCAAACCGAGGTCCCTAGATTTCTCTTCTTCAATTCATTAGCATAACTTTCCAACATATTATATTGATCTTCAATACTTCCCTGTGCCTGCTTCAAAGCCCTTGTCTTAGCCCTATAGCATATATGATACCCCACATCCATACCAAAATCCCTGTTAACTGCATTTTTAATACCCTCTCTAGACCATTTACCATCTGCCATGAACTGGTCTTTGTACTCTTCTACTAAGAAAGGGGCATGCATGGCAATGATAGACTCTCTTCCCAATTGAAGAACACTGGTGAAGTGGCCTGTATGTCCTAATCTGCAGTGTAGGATTATTCTCATCGAAGCTGCTGGCATACAACCAAAAAGGGCAACTTGGGCTAGTCTTGCATCTGACCAGAACCTTATGTTTTGTGTTTCTTGGAAACCGAATCTCTTTCTTGGTCGACACTGCATGCTTCCTCACTGCATGCTTGAAGACATCAGAGTTGGGGAAAATCATTCCAAGCTCAAACTTGGGATTCTTCATATCTATCTTTGTTTCAGCTGTCTCGAGAGGGGTCTGATCCAGCTAAACCACGAGATGTCTTGGTCTGCTACTATCGCtatcggtctcgcttatctggaaaacaaacaaaggtcagagggaagaccgggtgtgccagCCTTCGACGcttcgatgcctaagtcagtatcgttataagataatgataatggaaaacGATAGTAAATagttacctctttgggttgttggaaATGTCCTTAATGTAGCAGATTTGTGGGAGCCTGGTTCCAtttctttcggtgtgggatGTTTGGGGTTCCCGATATCACCTCGAGGGGTATCGAGACCCTCAGCTGGGAGCTTTCTTTACTTCTGTATTGGCGATACGAGCCTTGTGCTTTTGATACTTGTGCATGGGAGGTATATGCATACCAACTAGTCCCCCAAGTCCCtggtcaagagttctcttgggtggggagtttgtTTTTGGTAGAAGTATCGGAAGTGCAAGGCGAGTTCCTACCACGTGGCTTCCGTACGACCATTACCcccagtcccccaagtccccaccTAAGAGGAGTTTTGGCTGGGGTGAGGAGATCATTCTCGCAATTGTCATTGTGTCACTATCGCGAATCTGTGTTGGGGTTACATGTGTCTTTTGGTGCATATGCTATACCCTGGTGACACGTGTGCTGTTGTCATTCATTTTTCGTGTGCGGGAAGTTTGGTGTACTGGAGTCCATAACGTGTAATAATGGCGTAGTGGTAGGGAGTCGAGGCGACCGCGCATGATATCTATAACGCTCAGAGATGTCGGACACGTGGTGGGATCTGGTGTCGTCGTCCTTACACGTCCAATGGTCCTTGTACTCTTGAGGTCCCTATATATAGacagaggagggagatgggggCGGTTACTGCTCCTCTGCTGTTGTTAGAAACCGGAAAAGAGGTGGGTAAAGTTAGAGCCTTTAGTGTTTGCAAAGCTTGAATCCTTCGTTTGGTGGTCGGAATTCCGGGTTATTGGCGTCGTCGTCTTTGCTTTCCGGTTGGAGGAGTGAACAGGTACACTGTCTCTTGACTTTCCTGGGTTTCTTTCTGAGAACATTTGTGTGGAGTATGGGTTTGCTGAGGGGTCGTTTGCCTAAGGTGAGAGTTGCCGGTAGGCTTTGGGTCGTTGTGGGTTAGGTTAGTCCTTAGGGAGGGTGAATTTGGGTTTAGTCAGATTTTCTTGTTGCGGCTCCGAGTTAGGTTAttagattttgaaattttgtggggcgggttggggaagGCGATAGGCAAGAGGCGATTGACTAATCTTGGGTGTCATTCGCAGTATGGCACGGGAGCATCGTGGTCGCGGTAGGCGAGAGGGTTCTTCTGGTGGAGGTGGGGAAGGTGTTTCTGGTGGCGGTGTCGGCGTTTCTCATGGAGGTGGTGAGGGTGCTTCTCGCGGAGGTGCAGTGCGTACGTCTCGAGGAGGTGGCGAGGGTGCTTCTCGCAAACGTGGCGAGGGTGCTCCTCCCGGAGGTGCCGTGGGTACATCTCGAGGAGGTGGTGATGGTTCTTCTCATGTGGTCCCGAGTAGGGTTGAGCAAGTTGCGGGGCCCGAGGTTCCCGAAGCGGGGAATGTAGAGGTATTGGAGATTCCTCACTCGCAAGGTGGGCGGCTGCTCCTTGGTGAAATGCCCATTGACCAGCCTAGTCTGAGCATGATAGAGGAGCAAATCGCCGATATGAGGACGACTTGGGGTATTCCGGTAAATGTGCTATTACGCCCTTTGAGGTGGGGTGGGCGTGTTTTTACGAGTATCAGCTCAAGTGTGGGTTGACGTTCCCGATACCGGAGGAGCTACAATATTTGCTGTCGTGTCTTAACATATCGTTGGGGCAGTTGCCGCCTAACGCGCTGAGGCAATTGATGGGAGTTTTTCTATTGTGGAAGCTCAGCAGGCAGCTATGTCCCAGTATTGGCAAGTTTAACTCCATGTTCAAGATGCAATATTCAACGAAGACTGAAGATAGCGGGTGTGTGAATTTTAGGGCAGGCCTTGCCTGGTTGAGGGCCGTTGGCAGAACCCGAACATGGTGCATCGGGTTCCTACTCGTTTCAAGCCTATCTGTGAGTATCATGATTCCGTTTTTGGTAAATTTGTTTTGCCATTGGTGTGCTAACAGCGTGTCTTTGTATCGTAGTGAGGCAAGAGGCTGTCCTGACCACGCTAGAGCAGAAGCATGTCGCGAGGGTTTTGGGTGCATTCCCCAAGGGGAAAAGGGGTTTCTATCGCCTGTGTAGGCTTCCGATATATGACAGATTTGAGCTGGGGAGGCGTCCGGGTGAGGGGTTTTGTTTCATTGTTCTGTACAATGTTATCATTTATTCATTTCGGTCTCGCTGACATTGTACGTTCGTTTTGTACCGGATATGCCTAACGAGGCCGCTAGCAAGAGCGACGCTCCATATGCTGAAGTTGATATCGATGTCATCATTGAGGAGTTGTTGCGAGAGTCAGAGACAGCGAGGCAATGTAATGTCGAGCTTCCCGACAAGGAAGTATTCGTGACCAATCATCGGGTGAACATGCAGCTGCCCAATCAAGTATACTTGAAGATTCCCGATAGCGTGTTGGATTACCTCAAAAAGCGAGCCGAGGAGGAGGCGGGTGCTGAGGGGCACGTGGCTCCGGGCCACCAAGAACCGGGTGTGCAGGAGGTAGCACCTTAGCGAGAGCAGGCGGATGAGGTGGGTCAACGTTCCCGAGTACTTGTTGAGGAGTGCCAGTCCTCCGAGGTCCAGGAAGGCGGAAAgcagtcccccccccccccccgagtCTCGGGATGAGGGGTGGAACGTGGGGCCGTAAGCGAGCACTCGGAGCCCGGGGTTGAAGTGGAGATCTCTGTCGAGGAACTGTTCGAAGAAGCTGAACTACACTAGAGCGATACTAGTGCCAGGACTCGCCTAGTACAAGATGTTGTGTTGGAGCAGCTGGACGCTGTTTTTGGTGACGATATCGGTGGTCCGGTGTCGCGAGAAGTGATTATTGATGGTCGTtaggtcgttaaggcattgataaggCCTTAAAACTAGTATGGTCCAGGGTGGACAGATTCaattcgtccattggtttaagtgagttagataccttaaagaccatcaatttagctgaaattttgcagagatgatctataaattagtacctaaaaactgaacggtcgagatgtggctatgagaccgaaaagtgaccttaAACTccaacttcacacgttaatttcaaagttaggcctcactctggataggatatatatatatatatgtgtgtgtgtgtgtgtgtgtgtgtgtttatatatatatataaacacacacacacacacatatatatatatatatatatctccctCTCTTGATCTCGACTACAATTCTTTCGATCTCCCTAAACTATATAATAACCAAATGACGTACTGGAGACATGGACTTCATCTCCAAGAATGAATATTTTCTTGCATGGTTTGATTGATTCTGGTTTTGTATTTGTTCTtcaatcatatatatacatatatatatatacacccactacctatgtacgaagtcatgggttcgagtcaccatgggggcaggagtgaaaccctttgatcctcttttcaaagaaaaaatatacacacacacacacacacacacacacagatatatatatatatatatatatatatatatatatatatatatatatatatatatatatataggcccgttctaaagcggacgtccgcactttgctaaTGTGCGGACGGCAACGCAGCAGCGGCGTTCCAGGCTgcgacggcggctcggggcttggcAGACGGAGGCCAGAGGCATCCCGAACGGTTCTGGGCAGCATTCGAGGTCAGAGGAGGTAggagttgcaggtttctgggcaacgctgcaaccacgtcgctgacgactccaccgactgcagacctGTCTGTTCGACCCCTAGCGTCTGTCCGGCAAgccccgccgctccgtcgcgccccgagccgagctgcagcgtTGATGTCCGCACTTTAacaacagtgcggacgtcctctttggaaccgctccgtatatatatatatatatatatatatatatatatatatatatatatatgtgtgtgtgtgtgtgtgtgtgtgtgtgtgtgtgtgtgtatagatatatatatatatatctctgtgtgtgtgtgtgtgtgtggaagttctcatacttctatatagaatatgtgcatatatattctacatatcatgacgacggttgaccaattcgatcggattcaaaaatatggtgaaattggctaaattttttacgacactcataatttattataataatctcatccaacggtcgggttttccat
This region includes:
- the LOC133723088 gene encoding rRNA 2'-O-methyltransferase fibrillarin-like, whose product is MAREHRGRGRREGSSGGGGEGVSGGGVGVSHGGGEGASRGGAVRTSRGGGEGASRKRGEGAPPGGAVGTSRGGGDGSSHVVPSRVEQVAGPEVPEAGNVEVLEIPHSQGGRLLLGEMPIDQPSLSMIEEQIADMRTTWGIPVNVLLRPLRWGGRVFTSISSSVG